The following coding sequences are from one Schizosaccharomyces osmophilus chromosome 1, complete sequence window:
- the img2 gene encoding mitochondrial ribosomal protein subunit L49 has product MLFTRNCFGVLRHYSTGTSKSLPFIISRSKTANFPVYIDYKSGGNQVQTIIRRIEGDDNALLKKLITDLGISQADASINRLTKQISIKGNHSQRVKEWIQNHGF; this is encoded by the exons atgcttttcacaagaaattgttttggTGTGTTAAGGCATTATTCAACCGGAACCTCCAAAAGTCTGCCTTTTATAATTTCAAGGAGCAAGACCGCGAATTTTCCGGTTTATATTGATTATAAAAGCGGTGGGAATCAAGTTCAGACGATAATACGTCGAATTGAAGGAGACGATAAT GCTTTGctaaagaaattaattACTGATCTTGGGATCTCTCAGGCCGATGCTTCTATTAACCGATTGACGAAACAGATTTCTATCAAAGGAAACCATTCTCAGCGCGTAAAAGAATGGATCCAAAATCATGGGTTTTAG
- the csr102 gene encoding sec14 cytosolic factor family, phospholipid-intermembrane transfer protein Csr102, which yields MPEDAGRPWNLTEFQEERLKLLWTLLFKLFDKPILERTNSWSTAKTHLSTPSSSDSPANSSESSFVSYTRSQLDAFSSSHASESREAKSRPTGCAERIAKIASEWDPEDLRLAFWDSVNCDDPDGLLLRFLRARKWNVEAALEMFIKTVHWRSREMNVSDIIYHADHLDKDDDFVRQLRIGKCFIFGEDKKNRPVCYIRARLHKAGDVSPESVERLTVWVMETARLILKPPIETATIVFDMTDFSLSNMDYGPLKFMIKCFEAHYPECLGECIVHKAPWLFQGIWSFIKSWLDPVVVSKIKFTRNVKDLQQYIKADSILKEFGGPNPWKYTYPEPGQNESEALNNVDERQKLKSKKDMIAHDYEEATVDWILNGNPEDKQRRRQLAGQLIESYWSLDKYIRARSVYDRMGLIAPKSSHPVYLYQPMTNDDTQATREPVVGLSNEENL from the coding sequence ATGCCTGAAGATGCCGGTAGACCCTGGAATCTTACAGAATTCCAAGAGGAAAGACTAAAGTTATTATGGactcttttatttaaactCTTTGATAAACCCATCCTCGAACGAACCAACTCTTGGTCAACGGCGAAAACTCATCTTTCCACCCCCAGCTCTTCTGATTCTCCTGCAAATTCATCTGAATCgagttttgtttcttataCAAGATCTCAACTTGATGCATTTTCCTCCTCTCATGCTTCGGAGTCTCGAGAAGCAAAATCCAGACCCACAGGCTGTGCCGAGCGTATTGCTAAAATCGCCTCCGAATGGGATCCAGAAGACTTGCGACTTGCTTTCTGGGATTCCGTAAACTGTGACGACCCTGATGGCCTTTTGCTCCGGTTCCTACGAGCCAGAAAGTGGAATGTTGAAGCTGCTTTAGAAATGTTTATAAAGACTGTTCATTGGCGTAGTCGTGAAATGAACGTTAGCGATATTATTTATCATGCTGACCATCTTGACAAAGACGATGATTTTGTTCGTCAATTACGAATCGGTaaatgctttatttttggtgaagataaaaaaaaccgTCCTGTTTGCTATATCCGTGCTCGTTTACACAAAGCCGGTGATGTTTCTCCCGAATCCGTGGAGCGCCTTACGGTTTGGGTCATGGAAACCGCCCGGCTTATTTTAAAACCGCCCATTGAAACTGCCACcattgtttttgatatGACAGACTTTAGTCTTTCAAACATGGATTACGGCCCTTTGAAGTTTATGATTAAATGCTTTGAAGCTCATTATCCTGAGTGCTTGGGTGAATGTATTGTGCACAAAGCCCCCTGGCTTTTCCAAGGTATTTGGTCCTTTATTAAATCATGGTTAGATCCAGTCGTTGTTTCAAAGATCAAGTTTACCAGAAATGTAAAAGACTTACAACAATACATTAAAGCAGACAGCATCTTGAAAGAATTCGGTGGGCCCAACCCTTGGAAGTACACTTACCCAGAACCTGGTCAAAATGAATCAGAGGCGTTGAACAATGTTGATGAGAGACAAAAgttaaaatcaaaaaaagatatgATTGCTCATGATTACGAAGAAGCGACCGTTGACTGGATCCTTAATGGTAATCCAGAAGATAAACAGCGTCGCCGCCAGCTTGCCGGGCAACTTATTGAATCGTATTGGTCGTTGGATAAATATATTAGAGCACGTTCCGTTTATGACCGTATGGGTTTAATTGCACCCAAGTCTTCTCATCCAGTTTATCTCTATCAACCAATGACTAACGATGATACACAAGCAACAAGAGAGCCTGTGGTTGGATTGtctaatgaagaaaatttataa
- the pdc202 gene encoding pyruvate decarboxylase, whose translation MAGEILVGEYLFERLRQLGVKSIQGVPGDFNLTLLDLIDNVGDESFRWVGNTNELNGAYSADGYARVKGLSAIVTTFGVGELSAINGLAGAYSEHVPIVHIVGMPSTKAQRTGALLHHTLGNGDFGIFVEMNRPVSAYTTVITDGAEASKAIDEALTICYRKARPVYIGVPADAGYFKTSSDALKKPLEVEEPENDPLSEQEVLTTVVEMIEKSKKPVILVDACAIRHRVVPEVKQLIELTHFPSYVTPMGKSALDETAKYFDGVYVGSISDPDVKERIESTDLLLSFGALKSDFNTGSFSYHLSQQNSIEFHSDHMIIRYAYYPDVSMKYVIRKLLNVLHPQKCQAKAAPVLGYHIKPKHASGYTENDITQSWFWPKFGEFLKPKDVVVTETGTANFGILDCRFPPDVTAISQVLWGSIGYSVGAFFGAALGVRDSDTPDRRTILVVGDGSLHLTATEISTCVRQNLKPIIFVINNDGYTIERLIHGLHAGYNDINTQWQYQDMLKFFGAKQSRSYRVKTPQEIEKLFKDEQFASADVIQLVEVIMPKLDAPRILVEQAKLTSKINKE comes from the coding sequence ATGGCCGGAGAAATCTTAGTAGGTGAGTATCTTTTCGAAAGATTACGCCAATTGGGTGTAAAATCCATCCAGGGTGTTCCAGGAGACTTCAATTTGACCTTGCTCGATTTAATCGACAATGTCGGTGACGAAAGCTTCCGCTGGGTGGGCAACACCAACGAACTCAACGGTGCATACTCCGCTGACGGTTATGCCCGAGTGAAGGGATTGTCTGCCATTGTAACGACATTCGGTGTTGGTGAGCTTTCCGCCATCAATGGTTTGGCTGGTGCATACTCTGAGCATGTCCCTATTGTGCACATTGTCGGTATGCCTTCCACTAAGGCTCAACGTACTGGCGCCCTACTCCATCATACTTTAGGTAATGGTGACTTTGGCATTTTTGTAGAAATGAATCGCCCTGTGAGTGCTTATACCACCGTCATTACAGACGGTGCAGAGGCTTCCAAGGCTATAGACGAAGCCTTGACAATTTGCTACCGCAAGGCTCGTCCAGTTTACATTGGTGTTCCTGCTGACGCTGGTTACTTTAAGACTTCCTCGGATGCGCTAAAGAAACCCTTGGAAGTTGAAGAACCCGAGAATGATCCGCTTTCAGAACAAGAAGTTCTCACTACTGTTGTTgaaatgattgaaaaatccaagaagCCTGTCATCTTGGTTGACGCTTGTGCAATTCGCCACCGCGTCGTTCCTGAAGTAAAACAATTGATAGAGTTGACGCATTTCCCCAGTTACGTGACTCCTATGGGTAAGTCTGCATTGGATGAAACTGCGAAATATTTCGATGGTGTCTACGTTGGTTCCATCAGTGACCCCGATGTAAAGGAACGTATTGAATCGACCGATCTTTTGCTCTCCTTTGGTGCTTTGAAATCCGATTTCAACACCGGTTCCTTTTCTTACCACTTGAGTCAACAGAATTCAATTGAATTCCACTCCGATCACATGATCATTCGTTATGCCTACTATCCTGATGTTTCCATGAAGTATGTGATCCGGAAGTTGCTGAATGTTTTGCATCCCCAAAAATGCCAAGCTAAGGCAGCTCCTGTTTTGGGCTACCATATCAAACCCAAGCACGCTTCCGGATACACGGAAAATGATATCACACAAAGTTGGTTCTGGCCAAAATTTGGTGAATTCTTAAAGCCTAAAGACGTGGTCGTTACGGAAACGGGAACAGCCAACTTTGGTATTTTGGACTGCAGATTCCCTCCCGACGTTACAGCCATTTCTCAAGTGTTGTGGGGATCCATTGGATATTCCGTTGGTGCATTCTTTGGTGCAGCTTTGGGGGTTAGAGACTCTGACACACCTGACCGTCGTACCATCTTGGTGGTCGGTGATGGTTCTTTGCATTTGACGGCAACAGAGATTTCGACTTGCGTTCGCCAAAATCTCAAGCCAATTATCTTTGTAATTAACAACGATGGTTACACCATAGAACGTCTTATTCACGGTCTTCATGCAGGCTATAACGATATCAACACTCAATGGCAATACCAAGACATGCTCAAGTTCTTTGGTGCCAAGCAATCACGTTCCTATCGCGTCAAGACTCCTCAAGAGATTGAAAAGTTGTTTAAGGATGAGCAATTTGCCTCTGCAGATGTGATTCAACTCGTAGAAGTGATTATGCCCAAGTTGGATGCACCCCGTATTTTGGTAGAACAAGCAAAATTGACGTCCAAGATCAACAAAGAGTAA
- the ysp2 gene encoding peptidase family M17 cytoplasmic leucyl aminopeptidase yspII (LAP yspII) — protein MKGTGLSTRSFCWSSISSLLLPKIPLATTKADSLILGVRRDKSSILEEFRKVTDLFFETKPEDNDVRLFWNAHGYTRLAIVQLSDQITEKSIRTAAAEASRLLKSNGAKSIAVDGMDFPKDAALASALATFDFSMRRDHLAVSQNGKAVPKDELFSSPAPENISLQLFTPSSSSSLKEATLAAQSKFHEGLVEASAQNMARSLMECPANYLTSIEFCNFAKELFKDSPNVDVEIHDEKWIDEQRMNGLLSINAGSDIPPRFLEIKYRGATKAADKSAAEEWLGLVGKGITFDAGGISIKPSMNMKEMRADMGGAAVMLSAIYAMSQLSLPVNTVFVTPLTENLPSGSAVKPGDVIFMRNGLSVEVDNTDAEGRLVLADAVHYITSNYSTKAVLEASTLTGAMLVALGNVYTGAFVQGEELWKNLETSAETADDLFWRMPFHDAYLKQLTGSSNADLCNVNRAGGGGACVAAAFIKCFLAKKDVSFAHLDIAGVMDKKLNAWDCDGMSGRPVRTIVELARKY, from the coding sequence ATGAAAGGAACAGGTTTAAGTACTAGAAGCTTCTGTTGgtcttccatttcttctcttttgttgCCTAAAATTCCATTGGCTACTACCAAAGCCGACTCTTTAATTTTGGGAGTTCGTCGTGACAAGAGCTCTATCTTGGAAGAATTTCGTAAAGTGACCGACTTGTTTTTTGAGACAAAGCCCGAAGACAATGATGttcgtttgttttggaaCGCACACGGTTATACCCGTTTAGCTATTGTACAATTAAGTGACCAAATAACTGAGAAATCAATTCGAACTGCTGCTGCCGAAGCTTCTCGCTTGTTGAAATCAAATGGTGCGAAATCAATCGCTGTTGACGGTATggattttccaaaagacgCTGCTCTTGCCTCAGCATTGGCtacttttgatttttctatGAGAAGAGATCACTTGGCCGTTTCTcaaaatggaaaagctGTCCCCAAAGAtgaattgttttcttctcctGCCCCTGAAAATATCTCTCTTCAGCTGTTtactccttcttcttcttcgtctttaAAGGAAGCAACCTTGGCTGCTCAATCGAAATTTCACGAAGGTCTAGTTGAAGCTTCTGCTCAAAACATGGCTCGTTCCCTTATGGAATGTCCCGCCAATTACCTGACTTCTATCGAGTTTTGCAACTTTGCCAAAGAGCTTTTCAAAGACTCTCCAAATGTCGATGTTGAGATTCACGATGAGAAATGGATTGATGAGCAGCGAATGAATGGTTTGTTGTCCATCAATGCTGGTTCTGATATCCCCCCTCGTTTCTTGGAAATCAAGTATCGTGGTGCTACAAAGGCAGCCGACAAGTCCGCTGCTGAGGAATGGCTTGGTCTTGTTGGTAAAGGTATCACTTTTGATGCTGGTGGTATTAGCATTAAGCCTTCGATGAACATGAAGGAAATGCGTGCTGATATGGGTGGTGCCGCAGTTATGCTTTCAGCCATCTACGCCATGAGTCAACTTTCCTTGCCCGTCAACACAGTTTTTGTGACTCCTTTGACTGAAAACCTTCCTTCTGGCTCTGCCGTCAAGCCCGGTGatgttatttttatgaGAAATGGTTTGAGTGTCGAAGTCGACAACACCGACGCTGAGGGTCGTCTTGTCCTTGCCGATGCTGTTCACTACATTACCTCCAACTACTCTACGAAAGCCGTTTTGGAAGCTAGTACCTTGACAGGTGCCATGCTAGTTGCTCTTGGTAACGTTTATACCGGAGCTTTTGTTCAAGGAGAAGagctttggaagaatcTCGAAACGTCTGCTGAGACTGCTGATGATCTCTTCTGGCGTATGCCCTTCCACGATGCTTACTTGAAGCAATTGACTGGCTCCTCGAATGCCGATTTGTGCAATGTCAATCGCGCTGGCGGTGGTGGTGCATGTGTTGCCGCTGCTTTCATCAAGTGCTTCTTAGCCAAGAAGGATGTTTCCTTTGCCCATCTTGATATCGCCGGTGTTATGGACAAGAAATTGAACGCCTGGGACTGTGATGGTATGAGTGGTCGCCCTGTTCGTACCATTGTTGAATTGGCTCGTAAATATTAA
- the ubp8 gene encoding SAGA complex ubiquitin C-terminal hydrolase Ubp8: MVNDVETCPHVKLQSSFFESYHKICAQVFTRNNLRRCCSVCKKSNKRTLRCLECEFTGCLWDDHFEQHVKELNHSFGADLKNSHIYCYSCQDYVYHPRLEMLRIKVQNIRSWQNKHKRLPDRYEQTISLNPYEKYPSICPTAGLRGIQNLGATCFMSVILQSTLHNPLLRNLFLSGFHTSENCKRSSCMTCAIDNMFASIYASKEKTSFYGPTVILNLMWKLSKSLSGYSQQDGHEFLVYLLDQMHSESGGDNSFPCNCPIHKIFSGSMKSVITCCECKTKKVATDPLMEVSLDLHEPSIQGCLERYISPEQIQYTCSNCNAKVATKQLFFDKLPPTLCLQLKRFEQNSFAMSTKVDKLITYPMLLKMQYNFNHDSVNYQLYAIVCHKGTLDTGHYIAYTLFQGHWYLLDDTTITVVPESEVLKTQAYLLFYHEKNLVYDDEHVEKS, encoded by the exons ATGGTAAATGATGTAGAGACATGTCCTCACGTAAAATTGCAATCTtcgttttttgaatcttaCCATAAAATATGCGCGCAGGTATTTACTCGTAAT AACCTTCGACGTTGCTGTAGCGTCTgtaaaaaatcaaataaacgaaCTTTACGTTGTTTAGAATGTGAATTTACTGGATGCTTATGGGACGATCATTTTGAACAACAtgtaaaagaattaaatCATTCATTTG GTGCggatttaaaaaactctCATATATACTGTTACTCCTGCCAAGACTATGTCTATCATCCGCGTTTAGAAATGTTACGAATAAAAGTTCAAAATATTCGAAGTTGGcaaaataaacataaacgGTTGCCTGATCGCTATGAGCAAACGATATCACTAAATCCATACGAAAAGTATCCTTCCATTTGCCCTACCGCGGGTCTTCGCGGGATCCAAAATTTAGGAGCTACCTGCTTTATGAGCGTCATTCTTCAAAGCACTTTGCATAATCCTTTACTTCGAAATCTCTTTCTTAGTGGGTTCCATACCTCTGAAAATTGTAAGCGCTCCTCCTGCATGACATGCGCAATCGATAACATGTTCGCATCCATTTATGCCtcgaaagagaaaacaagcTTCTACGGTCCAACCGTCATACTGAATCTAATGTGGAAACTGAGCAAAAGTCTTTCTGGCTATTCTCAGCAGGATGGACATGAATTTTTGGTGTACCTTCTCGACCAAATGCACTCCGAAAGCGGTGGAGATAATTCTTTCCCGTGCAACTGTCCTATCCATAAAATCTTCAGTGGATCTATGAAAAGCGTGATTACTTGTTGTGAatgtaaaacaaaaaaggttgCCACTGATCCTTTGATGGAGGTCAGCTTAGACTTGCATGAACCTTCTATTCAAGGATGCTTGGAAAG ATATATTTCCCCTGAACAAATTCAGTATACTTGCAGCAATTGCAATGCAAAAGTGGCTACAaagcaattgttttttgatAAACTTCCTCCAACCCTATGTTTGCAATTGAAACGTTTTGAGCAAAATTCATTTGCTATGTCCACCAAGGTGGATAAGTTGATTACTTATCCCATGCTTCTAAAGATGCAGTACAACTTCAATCATGATTCGGTGAATTACCAATTGTATGCAATAGTTTGTCACAAAGGCACTTTGGATACTGGCCATTACATCGCGTATACTCTATTTCAGGGTCAT TGGTATCTGCTGGATGATACTACAATTACAGTCGTGCCAGAGTCCGAAGTACTGAAAACACAAGC AtatcttttattctatcacgagaaaaatttggtttaCGATGATGAGCATGTAGaaaaaagctaa
- the mcp7 gene encoding meiosis specific coiled-coil protein Mcp7 translates to MPPKGLSLEEKRKRLETIFHESKDFFQLKEVEKLGSKRQIVLQTVKDVLQSLVDDGLVKSEKIGTSNYYWSFPSEAKRSRETTIESLQTQLADYREKIRQVSESIETETAKRKSENEDEQDETFTPQLLAQKESMLQSLQSELASLNHCNPETIALQEKMTMQYLEAANLWTDQTHSLLSFCKDMGAELPQILQACDIPEDLDELTLPVKE, encoded by the exons ATGCCTCCCAAAGGACTTTCACTGGAAGAGAAGCGAAAGCGTTTAGAAACCATCTTTCATGAATCC AAAgacttttttcaattgaaagaagTCGAAAAATTGGGCTCGAAACGGCAAATTGTCCTTCAAACAGTAAAAGACGTATTGCAGTCGTTGGTCGATGATGGCCTCGTGAAGtctgaaaaaattggaacGAGCAACTATTACTGGTCGTTTCCGTCGGAGGCAAAACGGTCTCGTGAAACCACGATTGAATCTCTTCAAACGCAACTAGCTGACTATCGCGAAAAGATCCGTCAAGTCTCTGAATCCATTGAGACTGAAACTGCCAAACGGAAATCcgaaaatgaagatgaacAAGATGAAACTTTTACACCCCAATTGTTGGCGCAAAAGGAGTCGATGCTTCAATCCTTGCAGTCTGAACTTGCTAGTTTAAACCATTGCAATCCTGAAACAATTGCTTTGCAAGAGAAAATGACAATGCAGTATCTTGAAGCTGCCAATCTATGGACGGATCAAACACATTCTTTGCTCTCGTTTTGCAAAGATATGGGTGCTGAACTTCCACAAATTCTTCAGGCGTGCGATATACCTGAAGATTTGGATGAACTTACCCTACCAGTGAAAGAGTAG